In Astatotilapia calliptera chromosome 23, fAstCal1.2, whole genome shotgun sequence, a genomic segment contains:
- the ndnf gene encoding protein NDNF gives MRQCKGWSVVVLLVLLGLGSVAQKLPTRDEGLFQMQIRDKSLFHDSSVIPDGAEISGYLFRDTPKRYYFVVEEDNTPLSVTVTPCDAPLEWKLTLQELPEDASGGGSGEPEPLDQQKQQVTVDEGTELFTYKGNDVESYVATSTPSGLYQLELLSTEKDSNFKVYATTTPESDQPYPELPYDPRVDVTALGRTTVTLAWKPTPTGLLMGQPVQYCVVINKEHNFKSMCAAEAKISTDDAFMLAPKPGRDFSPFDFVHFGFDNGFGKDRGLTSNKISRAYAAKPRVSDIQKVCIGNKNIFTVSDLKPDTQYYFDVFAVNAATNTSTAYVGTFARTKEEARQKTVELKDGKVSEVFIKRKGSKFLRFAPVSSHQRVTLFVHTCLDAVQVQVRRDGKLLLSQNVEGIRQFQLRGKPKAKYLIRFRGSRKGASTLKVLASTRPSSKQPFPSLPEDTRIKAFDKLRTCSSVTVAWLGTQDRNKYCIYRKEVADNYGEEQRRREQNQCAGPETRRKSEKVLCKYFHSPNLQKAVTTETITGLEPGKTYLLDVYVVGHSGHSVKYQNKLVKTRKYC, from the exons ATGAGGCAGTGTAAAGGTTGGAGCGTGGTGGTGCTGCTAGTACTGTTGGGGCTGGGATCTGTGGCCCAGAAACTGCCTACGAGAGATGAAGGTCTTTTTCAGATGCAGATCAGAGACAAGTCGCTATTCCACGACTCCTCAGTCATACCGGACGGAGCTGAGATCAGTGGCTATCTTTTCAGAGACACACCCAAAAG GTACTACTTTGTGGTGGAAGAAGACAACACACCCCTGTCTGTGACCGTGACACCTTGTGATGCTCCTCTGGAGTGGaaactcactctgcaggagcTGCCAGAAGACGCCAGCGGAGGAGGATCAG GAGAGCCTGAACCTCTGGACCAACAGAAACAGCAGGTGACAGTAGATGAAGGGACGGAGCTCTTCACCTACAAGGGCAATGATGTGGAGTCCTATGTGGCCACAAGCACGCCTTCTGGTCTCTACCAGCTTGAACTGCTGTCCACTGAGAAAGACAGCAACTTCAAGGTGTACGCAACCACGACTCCGGAGTCTGACCAGCCCTACCCAGAGCTGCCCTACGACCCCCGCGTGGATGTCACTGCACTTGGCCGTACCACCGTCACACTGGCCTGGAAACCGACACCTACCGGCTTGCTGATGGGCCAGCCTGTGCAGTACTGCGTAGTGATCAACAAGGAGCACAATTTCAAAAGCATGTGTGCTGCCGAGGCTAAAATCAGCACTGACGATGCATTCATGCTGGCTCCGAAGCCCGGCAGAGACTTTAGCCCGTTCGACTTTGTGCACTTTGGCTTTGACAATGGTTTCGGCAAAGACCGGGGCCTCACAAGTAACAAGATCTCACGGGCATACGCAGCCAAGCCCAGGGTATCAGACATCCAGAAGGTGTGCATTGGCAATAAAAACATATTCACGGTGTCAGACCTAAAACCAGACACACAGTACTACTTTGATGTATTTGCAGTAAATGCTGCTACCAACACCAGCACAGCATATGTGGGAACCTTTGCCCGCACTAAAGAGGAGGCTCGTCAGAAGACAGTTGAGCTGAAGGACGGCAAAGTATCAGAGGTTTTCATCAAAAGGAAGGGCAGCAAGTTCCTGCGCTTCGCTCCCGTGTCTTCCCACCAGAGGGTCACTCTTTTTGTACACACATGTCTGGATGCTGTGCAGGTGCAGGTGAGGCGAGATGGCAAGCTGCTGCTCTCCCAGAATGTGGAGGGGATACGGCAGTTCCAGCTACGGGGAAAGCCAAAAGCCAAATACCTGATCCGTTTCCGTGGCAGCAGAAAAGGAGCCTCCACTTTGAAGGTGCTTGCCAGCACCCGACCCAGCAGCAAACAGCCTTTCCCTTCACTTCCGGAGGATACACGCATCAAGGCCTTTGACAAGCTGCGCACTTGCTCCTCCGTCACTGTGGCCTGGCTGGGCACGCAGGACCGCAACAAATACTGCATTTACCGCAAGGAAGTGGCTGACAATTACGGTGAGGAGCAGCGGCGCCGGGAACAAAATCAATGTGCTGGACCAGAGACCCGCAGGAAGTCAGAAAAGGTCCTGTGCAAGTACTTCCACAGCCCGAACCTGCAGAAAGCTGTGACCACAGAAACCATCACAGGTCTGGAGCCAGGAAAGACCTACCTGCTGGACGTTTACGTGGTGGGACACAGTGGCCACTCAGTAAAATACCAGAACAAACTGGTGAAAACAAGGAAATACTGCTAA